The sequence below is a genomic window from Bdellovibrionota bacterium.
CGAGCCTACTGGAACGGGCGTCTCATAGGGGCAACGGGGATGCGAGGGAGCGGCCTGTTTTTCCTCCCCCATCTACACCGCGTCTACCTGATCGGCGACGACGCGCGGGCGGAGAATATGCTTGTTGTTCACGCCGTTAAGACAGCTCTCGATAGTCTGGGCATAGGGTTGAATCCGACTGTCGTTCGCTTCGACGCGGCGTCGCCGCTTCAGTTGTCCGCGAGACAGGACTATGCGCTTCGGACACTTCTTCCCCTTTTGTTGGGAGTCGCACTTCTCCTGTTCGGCGCCTATCACCTGTTCCTTTACGGCTTCCTGCGATCTTTTCCCGACTACCGTGATTTCGGCGCCTGTCTGATCTGTTTCGGGGTCTTCGGTGTGTGCGTAAGTTTCTGGCCCTACGAACTGACGATGCGACCCGAGAGGGTTATGTATGCCCACGCATTAGGAAGCATCTGGGCGCTCGTGTTCTTCGGACGTTATGTCCTTGGCCAAGGGCGTTTGGGGTACCGGATATTCCACCGGGTCCATTATGCGCTGGCGGCAAGTTTTTCAATCGCGGTTCTCACAGCGACACAGCTGGAAGCGGTGATGAATCGCTACCTTTTCTGGTACGCACTGTTTATTCCGGGAATTCTCGGGATATTCGGAGTCGCCCTTTTCAATCGAGGGAACACGCGGACCCGAACAGTAGGTTTGGTTGTGGCGTTGGCCCTAATGATCGTCGCGCTGTTCCACGACGTACTCGTCACGTTGGCGGTCATCGGGGGCGATCTCTGGGGTATCCCTGTGTTTCTCCTCATTCTTGGCGTTTCGATTCTCGTGATCGGCCGCGACTTCGCTCACGCATACTTGGCCGTCGAACAAACGGTTACCCTACGGACTCAGGACCTGCAACGCGCCAACGAGCAACTCCGCGGGCTGGAGCAGATGAAGTCCCGTTTTTTCGCGAATCTTTCACACGACTTCAAGACGCCCATCGCGCTGGCTTTCGCACACGTAGGTGAGGTGAAGAGGGCGGCCGAAGCTTCACTGCAACCTGCTCTGGTGGCGGCGGAGCAAGCGTTGAATCGCCTCCATGGAATGGTGCTCGACTTGCTCGACACGATGAAGGCGGAGTCGGGTGCTCTCAGACTGACGTGGGAAACTGTTTCCCCATGTGTCATCGTTCGTGCCTGGGCGGCTCCGTACAACATTCTCTGTCAGAAGAAGGGATTGACGCTGTCTTTCGATTTCGCGGTGGACGAGGGCATGAAGATCCCGATAGATGTGTCGAAGATGGAACGAGTATTCGGGAACCTGATGGCCAATGCGCTCAAGTTTACGGATGAGGGGGAAATAACGGTCGGTCTTCGAACCGACGCCTCACAACTTTATCTAAGCGTTTGCGATACGGGGCCGGGGATTCCGGCGGAAGAGCGGGAGAAAGTGTTCGATCGATATTTTCAGGGGCTGTCCGCTTCCCTTCGATATCACGGGGGATCTGGGATTGGTCTATCGTTTGTGAAAGAGACGATTTTTGCCCATAACGGCCGCGTTTGGGTGGAAGATGTGAAACCTCACGGGTCGAGTTTTGTGGTGGCCCTTCCGCTTTCCCAGGACGTGGAGATCACAGGAGAGCACCGGATTTCCGAGCTGGACATCCGCGTGGAAGCGGTGAAGGGATCCGTTGAAGTCCCGTATCCCGACTCAGTTCCTTCCGAGTTCCGCATCGACCGCCCGTCCGTCTTGGTTATTGAAGACAATCCTGAAGTGGCGCAAGTCGTGGTTCACACTTTGGAAGACCTCTACAACGTCTATTTTGCAAAGGATGGACTGGAAGGTTTGGAGCAACTGAAGGCGCGAAGAATCGCCTGCATTGTAAGCGACCTCATGATGCCGAGAATGGATGGCAGAGCGTTACTTCACGAGGTGAAGGGGAACGATCGATGGAAGGTGATCCCCTTTGTCTGCCTGACCTCCATGAGTGACATGGAGATCATGGTCGAATGCCTGAAAATGGGAGCCAATAACTACGTGACCAAGCCGTTTCATCGAGAGGTCTTGCGTTCAACGGTGGAAACGCTGATCCAAAACACGCAGTATCGTGAACAGCTGGTCGCGAAGGAAAAGATGGCGTCGCTGGGTCTTTTGTCCGCCGGTCTTGCTCATGAAATGCGGAATCCGATCCAGGCGGCTCAAAATCTCTTGGAGGGCTTGCGCCGGAAGTTTGAACGATGGGAGAAACTGAACCCCTCGGATTCCGCAACCCTGCAACAGGAGATGCGCGGGTTGATGGACGGGAGCGGTATCATTCAGGAGTCGTTCCGGGACGTGCGGAACTGCGTGATAAGGATGAACGACATGATCGATGCCATCGGCAATTACTCCACGGGCTCCGGGAAGATCGGTGGTGTCGATTTGGTCGCGACGGTCAAGCACGCTTTACGACTTCTTGAGAGCAAACGAAATGAGAAGGGGGTCGTAATTCGCCTATCAGGGGCGCAGGCGGTAACGGTGCAGGCATTTTCGGCGATTGTTCAGGTGATCACAAATGTCTTGGATAACGCGATAGATGCGGTCAGCGAAAAGGCTGGAAGAGTAGAGATCACAGTGACCGAGACGCCGGATCACGCCGAAATTCGAGTGGCCGACAACGGTTCCGGGATTCCGTTGCGCGACCAGTCGTATATTTTTGAAGCGTTCTTCACGACCAAAGGACCTGGCGCGGGAACGGGACTTGGCCTATATGTGGCGAAACGGATCGTCGATTACCATCGCGGGACTATCAAGCTTCATTCGGAGCCGGGACACGGGGCTACCTTCACAATTCAGCTGAAGAAGATTCCGGATCTTGAAAGCCGTGAAAGGATCGACTTTAAGGGGTTCCCGGTATCATTTTAGAGGAGGAATGTTATGGAAGGGAAAGACAAGTTCCGCGTCCTGGTGATCGACGACGAGAAGGAAATCATCCAGGGTTTCAAGCTCGCGTTTGAGAACGAATGGGAGGTGAAAGGAATCACGCATCCGGACGAGCTGAAGAAGGACATGAAAGGCGGCTTCCGGAAGTTCCAGCTCTTCGATCTCATTTTTCTGGATCTTCTCTTCGACGCGAAGATGCAAGTCACCCAGCAGAACGTGGTCGATAAAATCGAAAAGGGAGAATTGCTCGGCGTACAGTTCTTGGAATGGCTGACTAAGAACTATTCGTGTCCGGTAGTCGTTCTGAGCGGCTTCTTGTTCGACGCCGTCGCCGAGAAACTACGAAAGACATATCCGTACCTGCTTCTGAAGGCGAAACCCGTGGATCTGTACGCCCCGGCATTTCAGGGGAACGTGGAGCACTACGCGCGAACGTTTTACCGGTGTAAACGGGAAATGCTCTTTGAC
It includes:
- a CDS encoding ATP-binding protein, with translation MTPRYRHFFNVLFLTVLTIGSWTRAMAQERAKPHMSGSWFVHKGVLPDDPGTRVGHFDAQPFESPGALSGYRGDLWFRMTVNGDGLPNGLDLAVDLGRIGDADRAYWNGRLIGATGMRGSGLFFLPHLHRVYLIGDDARAENMLVVHAVKTALDSLGIGLNPTVVRFDAASPLQLSARQDYALRTLLPLLLGVALLLFGAYHLFLYGFLRSFPDYRDFGACLICFGVFGVCVSFWPYELTMRPERVMYAHALGSIWALVFFGRYVLGQGRLGYRIFHRVHYALAASFSIAVLTATQLEAVMNRYLFWYALFIPGILGIFGVALFNRGNTRTRTVGLVVALALMIVALFHDVLVTLAVIGGDLWGIPVFLLILGVSILVIGRDFAHAYLAVEQTVTLRTQDLQRANEQLRGLEQMKSRFFANLSHDFKTPIALAFAHVGEVKRAAEASLQPALVAAEQALNRLHGMVLDLLDTMKAESGALRLTWETVSPCVIVRAWAAPYNILCQKKGLTLSFDFAVDEGMKIPIDVSKMERVFGNLMANALKFTDEGEITVGLRTDASQLYLSVCDTGPGIPAEEREKVFDRYFQGLSASLRYHGGSGIGLSFVKETIFAHNGRVWVEDVKPHGSSFVVALPLSQDVEITGEHRISELDIRVEAVKGSVEVPYPDSVPSEFRIDRPSVLVIEDNPEVAQVVVHTLEDLYNVYFAKDGLEGLEQLKARRIACIVSDLMMPRMDGRALLHEVKGNDRWKVIPFVCLTSMSDMEIMVECLKMGANNYVTKPFHREVLRSTVETLIQNTQYREQLVAKEKMASLGLLSAGLAHEMRNPIQAAQNLLEGLRRKFERWEKLNPSDSATLQQEMRGLMDGSGIIQESFRDVRNCVIRMNDMIDAIGNYSTGSGKIGGVDLVATVKHALRLLESKRNEKGVVIRLSGAQAVTVQAFSAIVQVITNVLDNAIDAVSEKAGRVEITVTETPDHAEIRVADNGSGIPLRDQSYIFEAFFTTKGPGAGTGLGLYVAKRIVDYHRGTIKLHSEPGHGATFTIQLKKIPDLESRERIDFKGFPVSF